A stretch of Parvimonas micra DNA encodes these proteins:
- a CDS encoding isochorismatase family cysteine hydrolase, which yields MRALLVIDLQKGIISQRDCSNEIDKIRWLIEDFKCKNMPIIFTKHLDENVESPLYKNCEGIEIIDNLDINAKYIVEKSKPDSFFNTNLEKILKNEGITELVVCGFNTEYCCLFTSIVAADKNFKVYFIEDATGTVCDENTYEMPGLDIQDFIGSILNWSNMVNVLYLDEYKEEFI from the coding sequence ATGAGAGCATTACTTGTAATTGATTTACAGAAAGGAATAATAAGTCAAAGAGATTGTAGTAATGAAATAGATAAAATTAGATGGTTGATTGAGGATTTTAAATGTAAGAATATGCCAATTATTTTTACCAAACATCTTGATGAAAATGTTGAAAGTCCTTTATATAAAAATTGTGAAGGGATTGAAATAATAGATAATTTGGATATAAACGCAAAATATATAGTTGAAAAAAGTAAGCCAGATTCATTTTTCAATACTAATCTTGAAAAAATTTTAAAAAATGAAGGTATCACTGAATTGGTTGTTTGTGGCTTTAATACTGAATATTGTTGTTTGTTTACTTCTATAGTTGCAGCTGATAAAAATTTTAAGGTCTATTTTATAGAAGATGCAACCGGAACGGTTTGTGATGAAAATACTTACGAAATGCCCGGATTGGATATTCAAGATTTTATAGGGTCAATACTAAATTGGTCAAATATGGTAAATGTTTTGTATTTAGATGAATATAAAGAAGAATTTATTTAA
- a CDS encoding DUF1576 domain-containing protein, which produces MSREKIYVKNHYRYDAIFVFSILAMSVGFLFDSPKEILYGYINILKSPSHLLTDYMAVGGIGATFLNAGLLMLLASFVLWKRQQLLTGPIIAALFTLFGFSLFGKNLFNTIPITFGVYLYGKIEGLKFNTLTMNSLFGTALGPVVSYLCFGIGLPFFKGLLISYAVGIFIGMIIPALSASFLRFHQGYSLYNIGFTCGVIGLFIQGVFKSFNLEVKNVNVVSDGNLRIAIIMYIFFTIVFVLGFYLNGFSFKNLGNLLKNSGRAPSDFGNIYGRGVSMINMSALGIIYTTYVLIMNQPLNGPVLGGIFTIFGFGIFGKHIRNVLPILVGTLIAYFLNIYDPHSVSATVTILFATNLAPVAGEYGFIAGIFAGFCHVSIVSSVGVLHGGLNLYNNGFSGGFVAATLVPIFESIRNSRFFYNKGEE; this is translated from the coding sequence TTGAGTAGAGAAAAAATATATGTAAAAAACCATTATAGATATGATGCGATATTTGTATTTTCTATTTTAGCGATGTCTGTAGGCTTTCTTTTTGACAGTCCTAAAGAAATTTTATACGGATATATTAATATTTTAAAATCTCCAAGTCATTTACTTACTGATTACATGGCGGTAGGAGGAATAGGAGCAACATTTTTAAATGCTGGTCTTCTTATGTTGCTTGCGTCTTTTGTATTGTGGAAAAGACAGCAGTTGTTGACAGGTCCTATTATAGCAGCACTTTTTACGCTTTTTGGTTTTTCTCTTTTTGGAAAAAATCTATTTAATACAATTCCAATAACTTTTGGAGTTTACCTTTATGGTAAAATCGAAGGGTTAAAATTTAATACATTGACAATGAATAGTCTGTTTGGAACAGCTCTCGGTCCTGTTGTAAGTTATTTATGTTTTGGAATAGGGCTTCCGTTTTTTAAAGGATTACTTATTTCTTATGCAGTTGGGATTTTTATTGGAATGATTATTCCTGCACTCTCTGCATCATTTTTACGTTTCCATCAAGGTTACAGCCTATATAATATTGGTTTTACATGTGGGGTTATTGGCCTTTTCATTCAAGGGGTTTTTAAATCTTTTAATTTAGAAGTAAAAAATGTAAATGTTGTAAGTGATGGAAATTTACGAATTGCAATTATAATGTATATATTTTTTACTATAGTTTTTGTTTTAGGATTTTATCTAAATGGATTTAGTTTTAAAAATTTAGGAAATTTATTAAAGAATAGTGGTAGGGCTCCATCTGATTTTGGGAATATTTATGGTAGAGGTGTCAGCATGATTAATATGTCTGCACTTGGAATTATATATACTACTTATGTGTTAATTATGAATCAACCTTTAAACGGACCGGTTCTTGGTGGTATATTTACTATTTTTGGTTTTGGAATATTCGGTAAACATATTAGAAATGTATTACCTATTCTTGTAGGAACATTAATTGCGTACTTTTTAAATATTTATGATCCACATAGTGTTTCTGCAACAGTTACTATTTTATTTGCAACAAATTTAGCCCCGGTTGCTGGAGAGTATGGTTTTATTGCTGGAATATTTGCAGGCTTCTGCCATGTATCAATTGTTTCTAGTGTTGGTGTCTTGCATGGAGGCTTAAACCTTTATAACAATGGCTTTTCAGGAGGCTTTGTAGCAGCAACATTAGTTCCAATTTTTGAGTCAATTAGAAATTCGAGATTTTTTTATAATAAAGGAGAGGAATAA
- the sufC gene encoding Fe-S cluster assembly ATPase SufC, translating into MKILEVKDLHVNVGDKEILKGIDLDIFEGKVHVIMGPNGAGKSTLTNSIMAHPNYEVTKGDIFFKGENINELRADERAKLGMFMSFQNPEEVPGVTVSNFIRAARMSITGEKESVVEFQKELEEKMESLTMDTSYAQRYLNVGFSGGEKKKTEILQMVMLNPTFVMLDETDSGLDIDAVRIVSENVEKFKNENKSILIITHHRAILSRIKPDYVHVLYDGKIVKTSDASLIDKIQKEGYLWIEQEV; encoded by the coding sequence ATGAAAATATTAGAGGTAAAGGATCTTCATGTTAATGTTGGAGATAAAGAAATTTTAAAAGGTATAGATTTAGATATTTTTGAAGGAAAGGTTCATGTTATTATGGGACCTAATGGTGCAGGAAAATCTACTCTTACTAATTCAATTATGGCTCATCCAAACTATGAAGTTACAAAAGGCGACATATTTTTCAAGGGCGAAAACATAAATGAATTAAGAGCTGATGAAAGAGCAAAACTTGGAATGTTTATGTCTTTTCAAAATCCTGAAGAAGTACCTGGAGTTACTGTTTCTAATTTTATTAGAGCTGCAAGAATGTCAATAACAGGAGAAAAAGAAAGTGTTGTTGAGTTTCAAAAAGAGCTTGAAGAAAAAATGGAAAGTTTAACAATGGATACTTCCTATGCTCAAAGATATTTGAATGTTGGTTTTTCAGGTGGTGAAAAGAAAAAGACAGAGATTTTACAAATGGTAATGTTAAATCCTACATTTGTAATGTTGGATGAAACAGATTCAGGTCTTGACATTGACGCTGTTAGAATTGTTTCAGAAAATGTTGAAAAATTTAAAAATGAAAATAAATCAATTTTAATCATAACTCATCATAGAGCAATATTATCAAGAATTAAACCGGATTATGTTCATGTTTTATATGATGGTAAAATTGTTAAAACATCAGATGCTTCTTTGATTGATAAAATTCAAAAAGAAGGTTATTTATGGATTGAACAAGAGGTGTAG
- the sufB gene encoding Fe-S cluster assembly protein SufB, whose product MTSERKKTQVEEMDRGVYDIKNEVRYSSKTEKGLTRDIVKQISKEKNEPDWMLDLRLKALEVFEKSKNPNWGPDLSPVDINEITTYISPDAKMSGDWNELPEDIKGTFDALGIPEAEYKRELSGVGAQYDSEVVYHSLTEKMKNQGVIYTDFETAVREYPDIIKEYFMTCIKPEDHRYAALHYAVWSGGSFVYVPKGVNVSIPLQSYFRLNAPGAGQFEHTLIIIEEGAYCHFIEGCSAPKYNVLNVHAGAVELFVKKNATLRYSTIENWSRNMYNLNTKRAIVDENGTIEWVSGSFGSKVSLLYPMSVLRGEGAKSEFTGITFAGKDQYLDTGAKVIHAAPRTSSSINSKSISKGNGVAIYRGLVSVKPNCPGCKSTVTCESLMLDQESQSDTIPVIDIQTSDIDLGHEAKIGRIDDDVIFYLMSRGIPEEEAKAMIVRGFAEPIAKELPLEYAVEMNALINLELEGTIG is encoded by the coding sequence ATGACATCAGAAAGAAAAAAAACACAAGTAGAAGAAATGGACAGAGGTGTCTATGATATAAAAAACGAGGTAAGATACTCTTCAAAAACAGAAAAAGGCTTAACTCGTGATATTGTTAAACAAATTTCTAAGGAGAAAAATGAACCAGATTGGATGTTAGATTTAAGACTTAAAGCTTTGGAAGTTTTTGAAAAGTCTAAAAATCCAAATTGGGGACCTGATTTATCTCCTGTTGATATAAATGAAATTACAACTTATATCAGTCCAGATGCGAAAATGAGTGGAGATTGGAATGAATTACCTGAAGATATTAAGGGTACATTTGATGCTCTTGGAATTCCGGAAGCTGAATATAAGAGAGAACTTTCAGGGGTTGGAGCTCAATATGACAGTGAAGTTGTTTATCATAGCTTAACTGAAAAAATGAAAAATCAAGGTGTAATCTACACTGATTTTGAAACTGCCGTAAGAGAATATCCTGATATAATAAAAGAATATTTTATGACTTGCATAAAGCCTGAAGATCATAGATATGCTGCATTACATTATGCAGTTTGGAGTGGTGGCTCCTTTGTTTATGTTCCAAAGGGAGTTAATGTAAGTATTCCACTACAATCATATTTCAGACTTAATGCACCGGGTGCGGGACAATTTGAACATACTTTAATTATCATTGAGGAAGGAGCTTATTGTCATTTTATCGAAGGCTGTTCAGCTCCAAAATATAATGTTTTAAATGTTCATGCTGGAGCGGTTGAACTTTTTGTAAAGAAAAATGCAACTTTAAGATATTCTACAATTGAAAACTGGTCAAGAAATATGTATAACTTAAATACAAAAAGAGCAATTGTTGATGAAAATGGAACTATTGAATGGGTTTCTGGATCCTTTGGCTCAAAGGTAAGTTTACTATATCCGATGAGTGTATTGAGAGGAGAAGGAGCAAAGAGTGAATTTACAGGAATCACTTTTGCAGGTAAAGATCAGTACTTAGATACAGGAGCAAAAGTTATTCATGCTGCTCCAAGAACAAGCTCATCAATAAATTCAAAATCCATATCAAAGGGTAATGGAGTTGCTATTTACAGAGGACTTGTAAGTGTAAAACCAAATTGTCCAGGTTGTAAATCAACTGTAACTTGTGAATCTTTGATGTTGGATCAAGAATCTCAATCAGATACAATCCCTGTAATAGATATTCAAACATCAGATATTGACTTAGGTCATGAAGCAAAAATTGGTAGAATTGACGATGATGTAATTTTCTATCTAATGAGTCGTGGTATTCCTGAAGAAGAGGCAAAAGCCATGATTGTTAGAGGTTTTGCTGAACCGATTGCAAAGGAATTACCTTTAGAATATGCTGTTGAAATGAATGCTTTGATTAATCTAGAACTTGAAGGAACTATTGGTTAG